The bacterium region AGAAATCCGGTGCCCGCTTCTCGTTGAAGGCGTTGCGGCCCTCCTGTCCCTCGGCGGTCTGGTAGAAGAGCAGCGTCGCGTTGCCGGCCAGTTCCTGCAGTCCGGCCTGACCGTCGCAATCGGCGTTCAGGGCCGCCTTGAGACAGCGCAGCGCCATAGGGCTGTTGGCGAGCATCTCGCGGCTCCAGCGGACGGTTTCGGCCTCGAGCCGGTCGTACGGCACGACGCAGTTGACCAGACCCATGTCGAGGGCCTGCTGCGCGCTGTACTGGCGGCAGAGGAACCAGATCTCGCGCGCCTTCTTCTGGCCGACGATGCGGGCCAGGTAGCTGGCGCCGTAGCCGCCGTCGAAGGAGCCGACCCGCGGGCCGGTCTGCCCGAAGACCGCGTTGTCGGCGGCGATGGTCAGATCGCACATCAGGTGCAGCACGTGCCCGCCGCCGACGGCGTAGCCCGCCACCGCGGCGATGACCGGCTTGGGCAGGGTGCGGATCAGCCGCTGCAGGTCGAGGGCGTTCAGGCGCTCGACGCCTGCGTCGTCCCGATAGCCCGCGTCGCCGCGAATGGACTGGTCGCCGCCCGAGCAGAAGGCCTTCTCCCCCATGCCTGTCAGGATCACGACGCCGATCCGCGAATCGTCGCGGGCGTCGTTGAAGGCGGCGATCATCTCGCTGATCGTGCGCGGACGGAAGGCGTTGCGGACGTGCGGCCGGTCGATCGTCACCCGCGCGATGCCCTCGGCCTTCTCGTATCTGACATCCTCGAAGTCCTCGGCGCCCACCCGGGCCGGCGTCCACTTCACGGTCTCCATGTTCACCACTCCTGCTCCGTGTTCAGTCCTCATCGTCTCCGGTCCGTAGCACGCGCGGGGGGTTCCCAGAGGAACTCCCGGACGATGCGCGCGAACGCCGCTGGTCTCTCAAGATGG contains the following coding sequences:
- the menB gene encoding 1,4-dihydroxy-2-naphthoyl-CoA synthase, which codes for METVKWTPARVGAEDFEDVRYEKAEGIARVTIDRPHVRNAFRPRTISEMIAAFNDARDDSRIGVVILTGMGEKAFCSGGDQSIRGDAGYRDDAGVERLNALDLQRLIRTLPKPVIAAVAGYAVGGGHVLHLMCDLTIAADNAVFGQTGPRVGSFDGGYGASYLARIVGQKKAREIWFLCRQYSAQQALDMGLVNCVVPYDRLEAETVRWSREMLANSPMALRCLKAALNADCDGQAGLQELAGNATLLFYQTAEGQEGRNAFNEKRAPDFSKFARHP